One window of the Lynx canadensis isolate LIC74 chromosome D3, mLynCan4.pri.v2, whole genome shotgun sequence genome contains the following:
- the RAN gene encoding GTP-binding nuclear protein Ran: MAAQGEPQVQFKLVLVGDGGTGKTTFVKRHLTGEFEKKYVATLGVEVHPLVFHTNRGPIKFNVWDTAGQEKFGGLRDGYYIQAQCAIIMFDVTSRVTYKNVPNWHRDLVRVCENIPIVLCGNKVDIKDRKVKAKSIVFHRKKNLQYYDISAKSNYNFEKPFLWLARKLIGDPNLEFVAMPALAPPEVVMDPALAAQYEHDLEVAQTTALPDEDDDL, from the exons ATGGCTGCCCAGGGAGAGCCCCAAGTCCAGTTCAAA CTCGTGTTGGTTGGCGATGGGGGTACCGGGAAGACTACGTTCGTGAAACGTCATCTGACCGGTGAATTTGAGAAGAAGTATGTAG CCACCTTGGGTGTGGAGGTCCATCCCCTCGTGTTCCACACAAACAGAGGGCCCATCAAGTTCAACGTGTGGGACACGGCCGGGCAGGAGAAGTTCGGGGGGCTCAGAGACGGCTATTACATCCAAG CCCAGTGTGCCATTATAATGTTTGATGTCACATCACGGGTTACTTACAAGAATGTGCCTAACTGGCATCGAGATCTGGTACGAGTGTGTGAAAACATCCCCATTGTGCTGTGTGGCAACAAAGTGGACATTAAGGATAGAAAAGTTAAGGCAAAATCTATTGTCTTCCACCGAAAGAAGAACCTTCAG TACTATGACATTTCTGCCAAAAGTAACTACAACTTTGAAAAGCCCTTCCTGTGGCTTGCGAGAAAACTAATCGGAGACCCGAACTTGGAGTTTGTCGCCATGCCCGCTCTCGCCCCGCCAGAGGTGGTCATGGACCCGGCGTTGGCAGCGCAGTACGAGCACGATCTGGAG GTTGCTCAGACGACTGCTCTCCCGGACGAGGACGACGACCTGTGA